The segment TTCCTGGATCCCTATGAAACCGCCCAGAAGGCAGTGTACGAGCTCTTAAAAAAGGGGGTGAACAAGATCGTGGTCCTCTCCCACCTGGGCTACGGGGAGGACCTGAAGCTGGCCAGGAGGCTCGTGGGCGTGCAGGTGATCGTGGGCGGCCATTCCCATACCCTCTTAGGGAGCTTTCCCCACAAGGAGCTCGCCCCGGCGGGGCCCTACCCCACGGTGGTGAAGAACCCGGAGGGCAAGGACGTGTTGGTGGTGCAGGCCTGGGAGTGGGGGAAGGTGGTGGGCCTCCTGGAGGTCACCTTCAACGAGAAAGGGGAGGTTGTGGCCTACAAGGGCGAGCCCTTCCTCATGACCCCCGAGGTGGCCCCGGAGGACTTCTTCGCCAAGGAGGCCCTTCTGGCCTACGCCCAGCCGGTCATGGCCCTCATGGGCCAGGTGATCGCCCAGGCCAAGGTGGACCTCATCGGCGAAAGGGCCATTGTGCGCAAGCGGGAGAGCAACCTGGGCAACCTCATCGCCGACGGCATGGTGTGGAAGACCAAAAACGCCGGGGTGCAGATCGCCCTGCAAAACGGCGGGGGGATCCGCACCACCATCCCCAAGGGACCCATCACGGTGGGCAAGGTCTATGAGGTCCTGCCCTTTGGTAACACCTTGGTGGTCATGGACCTCAAGGGCAAGGAGATCAAGGCGGCCCTGGAGAACGGGGTTTCCCAGTGGGAGCAGGGTGCGGGCCGCTTCCTTCAGGTTTCCGGCCTGCGCTATGCCTTTGACCTCGCCCGCCCCGCGGGGGACCGGGTGGTGCGGGTGGAGGTGAAGACGGAGAAGGGCTTCGTGCCCCTGGACCTCGAGGCCACCTACCGGGTGGTGGTGAACAACTTCATCGCCGCCGGGGGCGACGGCTTCACCGTTTTGAAGGAGGCCCAGGGCTACCGGGTGGACACCGGCTTCAGCGATGCGGAAAGCTTCATGGACTACCTCAAGGAGCTCAAGGAGGTGGAGGCGGGCCTCGAGGGGCGGATCGAGGTCCTGAACGAGCCCAAGGGGGAGCGTCCCGCCTACTGGGCCTTCCGGGTGCCAGGCCTGGTGGGGGCCTGAGGCCCTAGAAGTCCAAAGCCCCGGGGGTCCCCCGGGGCTTTTCTCTTCCCTTGCGGGGGCTAGGGGGCTTCCACCAGCACCCTGACCGGGTCCCCCAGCCGCACCAGGCCCCCCTCGAGGACCCGGGCGTAAACGCCCCGGCCTTCATAGAGGAGCTTGGGAAGCCTAAGGTCAAACTGGGAGAGGCTGGAGCAGACCGTGCACACATAGGAGAACTTCAAAAGGGCTTCCCCCACCCTTAGCCGGGTACCTGGGGGAAGCGCATGGGGGTCAAGGTCCAGAAGGAGGTTTTCCCCCAAGGCCCCGAAGGGGAGTTCAATGCCCGACTCCCTAGCCTTCTCGTAAGCGGGAAGCCCGGCCACCAATACGGCCCGCTCGGGGTCCTTGCCCGCATGCCGGTCCCCTTTGGCCCCGAAGCCGGCGATGAGTTCCAAAACCTCCACCTGGGGCTTGGGAAGCCCCGAGCCCAGGCCCAGGTGGAGGGAGAGCACCTTTCCCCTCATGGTAGCGGGAGCTCCTTTCTGATTTTCAGGACCTCTTCCGGACCAAGGGGCTTGGCCCGGGCCGCCTCCACCTCATCGGGGGTGAAGGGCTTGAACCCCTGCGGGGCCCCCCAGGCCGCCAGGTAGTTGAGCACCAGGGCCAACTCCTCATCGGAAAGCCAGGCGAAGCCCGGCATGACGCCGGCATACTTCTGCCCGGAGATCTGGATCTCTCCTTGCAGGCCGTGAAGCACGGCCAGGAGGAGGTACTCCCGGCCGCCCCTCGCCTTGAGGAGGTTCTCCACATGCCCTTTGAGGGGTGGGAAAGCAGGGGGGTTGCCTTCCCCTTGGGGCCCGTGGCACCCCTGGCAGTTGGCGTAGACCTGGGCCCCGGTCTTGGGGCTGGCGATTTGGGCTGGGGCGGGCGAGGGTTCGGTGCCCAAATAGGTGGCCAGGTAGTCCAGGATCACGGCGCGTTCCTCTGGGGTCACCTGTAGCCCCCGCATGACCATCTCGCTCAAGATGGCGTCCCAGCGCTCCCGGGAGAGGCTCTCCCGGGCCACAAAGCCGATGTCGTGGCAGGTCTGGCACTTGGCCAAGACCAGGTCCTTGCCGGGGCCTTCGGGCAGAGTGTACTGGCTTAGGGCCAGGTAGCCCGCAAGGCTGAGGCCAAAAACGGCGAGGGTGAGGAGGTAGGGCTTTTTCATGTCGACAAACTAGATCCCCTTCACTTAGGGTTTTGCAGGCTCGGACACAAAAGCCCCCGGAAGGGGACCGGGGGCTTCCCGAGGCTTCAGGCCACCGTGAACTTCACCCGCATCACGCCGCTGTACTCGTACCCGCGCTCGTTCCAGGCGATGTTGCCGTCTATGGGTTGGCTGCGGCCCGCAGCGTCCCAAGCCCGGGCCATGACCTCGCGTTCCCCAGGGCGCAGGTACACGGTGGCCCGCCAACGCACCCAGCCAAAGCTCTTCTCCTTGCGCTCCAGCTCGGCCTGGTGCCAGGTCCGTCCCCCGTTCGTGGAAACCTCCACGCTCACGATGGGGACGATGCCATCGTTGAAGGCCACGCCTTCTATCCGCACATAGGGACCTTCCACCGTCTGGCCCTCGAGGGGGGCGAAGATAAAGCTGTTGAGGGTCACCAGCCAGTTGGGGCGGGAGTTTTGGAAGCCGTAGGGGTAGGTCTTGCCCGGTTCCTGGGGCAGGAAGGGAAGATGGGTATTGGGGATCGCAGGCACCCGGTAGCGGGGCATTTGCTCGGCGGTGGTGTTCTCCGCTTCCGTAAACTCAATCTTCTCCACCCACTTCACGTTGTTTACCTCGAAGTACCCGGGGAAGACCAAGCGTACCGGCCCGCCGTGTACGGCAGGCAGGGGTTCCCCGTTCATGGAAAGGGCTAGGAGAGCGTTTTCCAGGGCCTGGATAGGCACGGAGCGCACAAACTCGGGGGCATTCCCCTGGCGGCTGGCATGGGCGGTGATGAAGTACGCCTTATCCCCAAGCTTCACCCCTCTGGCTGACAGCAGATCCTTGAGGCGTATGCCCCGGAACGTCACATTGCCCACACCGCCCCGCTTCCAAGGGTTGCCGGATGTGCGGGGCTGGTATAGGGAGCGCCCATTGCCCGAGCATTGGAGGACCATGGTGACCTCGTGCTGGGGGAGGGAGAGAAGCTCTTTGGCCTCGAAGGTGAAGGGCTTGTCCACCAATCCCCCCACCTCTACCTGCCAGCCGTCCAGGCTGGTTCCCTCCACGGTGTTGTAGCCGGGGAGGTCTACGTTGTTGCGGATGTAGAGGATTTCCTTAGAGGTGCGCTCCGGGTTGCTGGCCAAAAGGTCATAGGGGGTTTCCAGGACGATAGGGCGCTGAGAAAGGACGATGAGCTTGGGGTTCTTCCCCTTCACCAGCTGGTCGGCGGTGGGGGCTTGCTGCGCCAGGCTTCTTCCGCCCGTAACCAAGAGGGCTGCTCCCATGCCCATGAGCTTTAGCGTGGTGCGACGGTTCACCTTTTCCATCACGCTATCCCCTCCTCGGAGTCCGGGGGGACATTTGTCCCCATTTTCCGGTTGTCCCCAATTTAGACAAGGTACCCTACCCGTGTCAAGGAAGGGGTACTGAGCTCCCCCTCTAAGTTCGGACATCCTTTACCTCCTGGGGATGAGGGGGAACAGGAAATAGCCTGTGCCACCAGACCTCCAAGGCTTGGCGCAGGATCCCTTCCCATTCTTCCCGGGAAAAGCGCACAGGCCCTCTCAAGAGGACAAAGAGCCCCGAGTATACCCCCCACTTCCGCCTTCCCTTCGCGCCCCCCCTTTCAGGCGCCTCCGCGCCTCCTCCCCCACCAAAAGCCCCACCCCGTAGGCCAACGCCACCAGGGCCAGCGTCTTCTCCATCGCTTCCCACCCCTTGCTCATCACCCCAGCAAACCCCATGTGCCCCTTCAGGTCCCTGAACCCCTCCTCCATCTTCATCCTCTCCTCGTACACCCCAAGAAGCTCCTCCGGAGGCAGGTTCCCCATCACCCAAAGCGCCTCCCGCATCCCCTCCCGCCACACCCCCACCAGGTTCACCTCCACCTCCCCCCGGTACCTCACCCCCTCGTACCTCACCTCCCGCCCCCGATCCACCCAGGGCACCAACCGCTCCCCTCTCCATTCCAACCGCGGCCTCGTCCCCAGGTTCAACCGCACCGCATACCTCACCCCCGCCCGCTCCAGCACCTCCAGCCACCCCGCAAAGGAGAACTCCCGGTCAAATACCCACACCGTCTCCTCCTCCACGTATTCCCGCACCGCCTCCACCCAATCCTCCCACGTCCGGTTCCTCCCCTCCGGCTTCCCCTCCCAGTAGCTCCCCACGTACACCGGCACCGCCCGGCCCTCGTAGGGTTGGGCCAACACCACCGCCCAAAAGCCCAGGGTCTTGCCGTCGGAAAGCCGGCCCACGTAGGGGGTCCGTTTCGCCTGGGGACGGGGTACCTCCGTGGGGTCCACCAGGAGGAAGGGGGTCTTGGGGTCCAGGAGGCGCAGGAGGTAGCGCTGGGGTTCCAGAAGGGGAAGGAGTCGGTCAATGGCCTTGTAGTTGGCTTCCTCCGTGGCCTCTTGGCGGTAGGCTCTGGCCCAATCGCTCTTGCGGGCAGAACCTGAGGCCAGGATCGCCCAGAGCAACCGGGCTACCTTCTCCTCGTGGCGCTCCAGCCAGGCATCCAGCAGAGGGCTCACGAAGGGGCGTAAAGCCTCCGGTCCAAACGGCAAGCTCCTCATACAGCCCCATTTTGTCTGAACTCAAAGGGGGAGCTCAGAGGGGTACCCTTGTTGAGCCCTACGAGGAAGGGGTTATCCGGGCAGCTTATGGGAGGGGTATGGCAGGGGTTAAGATAAGGGCCATGCTCAAGGGCGAAGGCCCAGGCCCCTTACCCCCTCTTCTCCAGCAGTATGTGGAGCTAAGGGACCGCTACCCCGACTACCTCCTCCTCTTCCAGGTGGGGGACTTCTACGAGTGCTTCGGGGAGGATGCGGAAAGGCTGGCCCGGGCTTTAGGGTTGGTGCTGACCCACAAGTCCAGCAAGGATTTCACCACCCCCATGGCGGGGATACCCATCCGGGCCTTTGACGCCTATGCGGAAAGGCTTTTGAAAATGGGTTTCCGCCTGGCGGTGGCGGACCAGGTGGAACCGGCGGAGGAGGCTGAGGGTCTGGTGCGGCGGGAGGTGACCCAGCTCCTCACCCCCGGAACCCTGGTACAGGAGACCCTCCTTTCCAAGGAGGCCAATTACCTGGCGGCCATCGCCACCGGGGATGGTTTCGGGGTAGCCTTTTTGGATGTATCCACTGGGGAGTTCAAAGGCACCTTGCTTAAGAGCAAAAGCGCCCTCTACGATGAGCTATTCCGTCACCGGCCCGCGGAGGTGCTCCTGGCCCCAGAGCTCAGGGAAAACCAGAAGTTTGTAGAAGAATTCCAGAAGCGCTTTCCCGTTATGCTTTCGGAGGCTCCCTTTGAACCGGTAGGGGAAGGGCCCTTGGCCTTGCGCCGGGTCCAGGGGGCGCTCCTTTGGTATGCCCGCTGGACCCAAGGGGAGGGGTTCAGCCCCAGGCCCTTCCGCCCCTACGATCCCGGGGCCTTCATGCACCTGCCCGAGGCCACCTTAAGGGCCCTCGAGGTCTTCGAGCCCATCCGGGGCCAGGACACCCTCTTCGGCGTTTTGGACGAAACCCGCACCGCTTTTGGTCGCAGGTTGTTGCAAAGCTGGCTGCGCCATCCCTTGCTGGAGGCGGGTCCCTTGGAGGCCCGGCTGGACCGGGTGGAGCGCTTGGTGAGGGAAGGGGCCCTGCGGGAAGGGGTGAGGCGGCTCCTCTTCCGCCTGGCGGACCTGGAAAGGCTGGCCACCCGCCTGGAGATGGGGCGGGCGTCTCCGCGGGACCTGGGTTCCTTGCGCCGGAGCCTGGAGATCCTGCCCGAGCTCCGGGCCCTCTTGGGGGAGGAGGTGGCCCTTCCCGATCTGGGTTCCCTCCTGGAGGAGTTGAGGGCGGCCTTGGAGGAGGAACTTCCCCTGAAACTTTCCGAGGGAGGGCTGATCCGCCAGGGCTACGATCCCCATCTGGACGCCCTGCGGCAGGCCCACCGGGAGGGGGTGGCCTATTTCTTGGAGCTGGAGGAGCGGGAGAAGGCCAGAACCGGCATCCCTACCCTGAAGGTGGGCTATAACGCCGTTTTCGGCTACTACCTGGAGGTGACCCGACCCTACTACGAAAGGGTTCCCCCGGAGTACAGGGCCATCCAGACCCTGAAGGACCGGCAGCGCTACACCCTGCCGGAGATCAGGGAGAGGGAAAGGGAACTCTACCGCCTCGAGGCCCAGATCCGCCGCCGGGAGGAGGAGGTCTTCCTGGAGCTCAGGGAGAAGGCCAGGAAGGAGGCGGAGGCCCTCCGGGAGGCGGCCAGGGTCCTGGCGGAGCTGGACGTCTATGCCGCCTTGGCGGAGGTGGCGGTGCGCTACGGCTACGTGAGGCCCCGCTTTGGCGATCGGCTTCAGATCCGCGGGGGACGCCACCCGGTGGTGGAAAGGCGTACCAGCTTTGTCCCCAACGACCTGGAGATGGCCCACGGGCTCGTCCTGGTCACCGGGCCCAACATGGCGGGGAAGAGCACCTACCTGCGCCAGACGGCCCTCATCGCTCTTCTGGCCCAGATTGGAAGCTTTGTGCCGGCGGAGGAGGCCATCCTCCCCCTCTTTGACCGGATCCTTACCCGGATCGGGGCCTCCGATGACTTGGCAGGGGGGCGGAGCACCTTCATGGTGGAGATGGAGGAGGTGGCCCTGATCCTCAAGGAGGCCACGGAGAGAAGTCTGGTCCTTCTGGACGAGGTGGGCCGGGGGACGAGCTCCTTGGATGGGGTGGCCATCGCCACCGCCGTGGCCGAGGCCCTTCACGAGAGGCGGTGCTACACCCTTTTCGCCACCCACTACTTTGAGCTCACCGCCCTGCCCCTGCCTCGACTGAAAAACCTGCACGTGGCCGCCAAGGAGGAGGAAGGGGGGCTGACCTTCTACCACCAGGTGCTGCCCGGGCCCGCCTCCAAGAGCTACGGGGTGGAGGTGGCCAGAATGGGCGGGCTTCCCGAGGAGGTGGTGGAACGGGCCAAGGCCCTCCTCCAGGTCCTCACGGCCCGCAGGGAGGGGGTGGCGGAGGCGGTATTGGAGAAGCTCATCTCCCTGGATCCCAACACCCTGACCCCCCTCGAGGCCCTCCGCTTCCTGCATGAGCTCAAGGCCTTGGCCCTAGGGACTCCCCTGGATACCATAAAGGGGTGATCCGCCCGCTTCCTGAGGAGCTCCGGGGGCTCCTGGCCCGGGGCGAGGTGGTCTTTTCCCTCAGAGACGTGGTGCGGGAGCTTTTGGAAAATGCCCTGGACGCAGGGGCCAAGAGGGTGCGGGTGGAGCTTTATGGCGGGGGACGGGAGAGGATTGCGGTGGAGGACGATGGCCAGGGGATTCCCTTGGCCGAGCTTCCCTTGGCGGTGGAACCCTTCGCCACCAGCAAGCTTCTGGACCCGGGGAGGATCACCACCCTGGGCTTTCGCGGCCAGGCCCTTTACGCCCTAAGGCAGGCAGCCCTCCTCAGGATCCGCTCCCGGCCCCGCTTTCAGGTGGGCGGGGGGCTCCTCCTGGCCCAGGGGGAGCGGGTGGAGGTTAGGGAGGTACCCGCTCCCCCTGGGACCCGGGTGGAGGTGGTGGGGTGGGAAGGGGAAGGCTCGGAGCGGGAGGTGGCGGAGCTTTTAAGGCGCTACCTCCTCCACTACCCTTGGCTTTCCCTGGCCTTTTTCGCAGGGGGGGAGGCCCGGCTCC is part of the Thermus caldilimi genome and harbors:
- a CDS encoding c-type cytochrome, encoding MKKPYLLTLAVFGLSLAGYLALSQYTLPEGPGKDLVLAKCQTCHDIGFVARESLSRERWDAILSEMVMRGLQVTPEERAVILDYLATYLGTEPSPAPAQIASPKTGAQVYANCQGCHGPQGEGNPPAFPPLKGHVENLLKARGGREYLLLAVLHGLQGEIQISGQKYAGVMPGFAWLSDEELALVLNYLAAWGAPQGFKPFTPDEVEAARAKPLGPEEVLKIRKELPLP
- a CDS encoding bifunctional metallophosphatase/5'-nucleotidase — its product is MYKRREVLKAGAALGLAGLGLGRAQGGFTLTLVHTNDTHAHLEPMELTLSGNKVRVGGVAQRIAFFDRLRASRKNLLFLDAGDVFQGTLYFNQYRGLADRFFMHRALYRVMALGNHEFDLGPGPLAEFLKGARFKVVSANVGVEREPRLKGLFTPYAVVSVGGERVGVIGLTTPDTREIANPGPTVDFLDPYETAQKAVYELLKKGVNKIVVLSHLGYGEDLKLARRLVGVQVIVGGHSHTLLGSFPHKELAPAGPYPTVVKNPEGKDVLVVQAWEWGKVVGLLEVTFNEKGEVVAYKGEPFLMTPEVAPEDFFAKEALLAYAQPVMALMGQVIAQAKVDLIGERAIVRKRESNLGNLIADGMVWKTKNAGVQIALQNGGGIRTTIPKGPITVGKVYEVLPFGNTLVVMDLKGKEIKAALENGVSQWEQGAGRFLQVSGLRYAFDLARPAGDRVVRVEVKTEKGFVPLDLEATYRVVVNNFIAAGGDGFTVLKEAQGYRVDTGFSDAESFMDYLKELKEVEAGLEGRIEVLNEPKGERPAYWAFRVPGLVGA
- a CDS encoding transposase: MRSLPFGPEALRPFVSPLLDAWLERHEEKVARLLWAILASGSARKSDWARAYRQEATEEANYKAIDRLLPLLEPQRYLLRLLDPKTPFLLVDPTEVPRPQAKRTPYVGRLSDGKTLGFWAVVLAQPYEGRAVPVYVGSYWEGKPEGRNRTWEDWVEAVREYVEEETVWVFDREFSFAGWLEVLERAGVRYAVRLNLGTRPRLEWRGERLVPWVDRGREVRYEGVRYRGEVEVNLVGVWREGMREALWVMGNLPPEELLGVYEERMKMEEGFRDLKGHMGFAGVMSKGWEAMEKTLALVALAYGVGLLVGEEARRRLKGGARREGGSGGYTRGSLSS
- a CDS encoding sulfite oxidase, whose amino-acid sequence is MEKVNRRTTLKLMGMGAALLVTGGRSLAQQAPTADQLVKGKNPKLIVLSQRPIVLETPYDLLASNPERTSKEILYIRNNVDLPGYNTVEGTSLDGWQVEVGGLVDKPFTFEAKELLSLPQHEVTMVLQCSGNGRSLYQPRTSGNPWKRGGVGNVTFRGIRLKDLLSARGVKLGDKAYFITAHASRQGNAPEFVRSVPIQALENALLALSMNGEPLPAVHGGPVRLVFPGYFEVNNVKWVEKIEFTEAENTTAEQMPRYRVPAIPNTHLPFLPQEPGKTYPYGFQNSRPNWLVTLNSFIFAPLEGQTVEGPYVRIEGVAFNDGIVPIVSVEVSTNGGRTWHQAELERKEKSFGWVRWRATVYLRPGEREVMARAWDAAGRSQPIDGNIAWNERGYEYSGVMRVKFTVA
- a CDS encoding MOSC domain-containing protein, with protein sequence MRGKVLSLHLGLGSGLPKPQVEVLELIAGFGAKGDRHAGKDPERAVLVAGLPAYEKARESGIELPFGALGENLLLDLDPHALPPGTRLRVGEALLKFSYVCTVCSSLSQFDLRLPKLLYEGRGVYARVLEGGLVRLGDPVRVLVEAP
- the mutS gene encoding DNA mismatch repair protein MutS is translated as MLKGEGPGPLPPLLQQYVELRDRYPDYLLLFQVGDFYECFGEDAERLARALGLVLTHKSSKDFTTPMAGIPIRAFDAYAERLLKMGFRLAVADQVEPAEEAEGLVRREVTQLLTPGTLVQETLLSKEANYLAAIATGDGFGVAFLDVSTGEFKGTLLKSKSALYDELFRHRPAEVLLAPELRENQKFVEEFQKRFPVMLSEAPFEPVGEGPLALRRVQGALLWYARWTQGEGFSPRPFRPYDPGAFMHLPEATLRALEVFEPIRGQDTLFGVLDETRTAFGRRLLQSWLRHPLLEAGPLEARLDRVERLVREGALREGVRRLLFRLADLERLATRLEMGRASPRDLGSLRRSLEILPELRALLGEEVALPDLGSLLEELRAALEEELPLKLSEGGLIRQGYDPHLDALRQAHREGVAYFLELEEREKARTGIPTLKVGYNAVFGYYLEVTRPYYERVPPEYRAIQTLKDRQRYTLPEIRERERELYRLEAQIRRREEEVFLELREKARKEAEALREAARVLAELDVYAALAEVAVRYGYVRPRFGDRLQIRGGRHPVVERRTSFVPNDLEMAHGLVLVTGPNMAGKSTYLRQTALIALLAQIGSFVPAEEAILPLFDRILTRIGASDDLAGGRSTFMVEMEEVALILKEATERSLVLLDEVGRGTSSLDGVAIATAVAEALHERRCYTLFATHYFELTALPLPRLKNLHVAAKEEEGGLTFYHQVLPGPASKSYGVEVARMGGLPEEVVERAKALLQVLTARREGVAEAVLEKLISLDPNTLTPLEALRFLHELKALALGTPLDTIKG